CACCCTAATTAATGCTTTCACATTCTACTCTATACCTTAATAACGGTTAGGTTACCGCTGTATTCATCACACAGAAACTCCAAGGCGGGTTCAATCATTTTCTTATTGGAGTTCTCAGCATTATCTCCTTCTCTGTAATAAGAAAATATCATTTACTATTCCTCTTCATCGTCTACAATTTCTATTTAACTTCTTATAATATATTTGAAAAAAGATTAATTGTCAACCCCTATCTAAATAGATAGGGATATCTTATCATCATAAAAAATGACTTTATTCTTACCCGTATTTTTGGCTGTGCTATTGGCTTTTTCTGCTTTATTAACAAGTTCATCAAGCTTGCTACCATCCTCTGGATAATTAGCCACTCCAATTGAAACTGTTACTGGATAAATCCACTCTTTTGTTCCGGATTCTACTGCATCTCTAATTCGCTCAGCCTTAAAATGTACGCTATCACAATTACCTTGTAAGACAACAATAAATTCATCTCCAGATAACCACCTAAAGATGCAATCGGATTTAACTAAACAACCACATATAAGATTAGCCAAGACTCGAATCATCTTATTGCCAGCTTCGTAGCTAATGTTATTAAAGCGCTTCAAATTATCGCCATCAATAAACAAAATACTGAACTCTTGATTTTGCTCAACCAGCTTATCGATGTGCATTCTAGCTGCTCGGCTATTTTGCAGTCCAGATACGTCATCTTTCAATGCCAGATCATAAGCTTCTTCCATAAATTTCAAACTTTCTTTTATTCTTCGGGTAAAGTTTCGAATAATATTTTGCTTCCATTTGTCGTTAGATAAAGAGCTATCATCATCGTTGCTTAATAAGGAGTTGAATAAAATAAGATAAAAGTCTTCTATACTGTGAATATTATTGTGATAATGGATGACTAGTGTATGTAAATCAATTCCAGGAAAACTGTCAAATTCTTTAAAACGTCTTTCAATAGAAGCTAATAGATTAACTGCATCCATATGACTGGCCTCAGGTAATATAATGGTGAATTCATCTCCATCTGTCCTAAAAGGTTTGACTTTGTTATTATCAAATATACTTTCTATGATGGATTGAGCCATATACTTAAGACAGTCATCTCCTTTTCCTCTACCATGCCTTGCATTATACCCTCTAAAATCTTCAAAGTCGATCAGTATAATTGCACCTGTTTTTCCAAAAAGCTTTGAACTGTCATATTCAACTAAGTTAAAAAAAGATGGAAAATCAGTTAGCGGGTCTACATAGACATGGTCAAAATATCCTTTCATGTAATACCTCCCCGATATAACAGGTAGTTCCAATCCATAATAAGAGCCTTAGATGGTCCAAGGCTCTTATTTATCGCTACAATTATACTCTATTGTACTATATTTATCTTTTTTAGTCAAGTTTTACAGTTTTATTCTAGCTATAGTAAAAATTTTCAATTATATTCTTCTAACTTCAAAAACTTTTTGGTTATTTATTATATTTATTGACAGCTTTTTGCTTTTGTTTATGACGTTGCTCACCTGCATGAGGGTCTTGTGGTTGAGTCTTTTGTTGTTGCTTGATAAACTCAGCATCCTGAGCTGGTG
This window of the Vallitalea okinawensis genome carries:
- a CDS encoding diguanylate cyclase domain-containing protein, whose translation is MKGYFDHVYVDPLTDFPSFFNLVEYDSSKLFGKTGAIILIDFEDFRGYNARHGRGKGDDCLKYMAQSIIESIFDNNKVKPFRTDGDEFTIILPEASHMDAVNLLASIERRFKEFDSFPGIDLHTLVIHYHNNIHSIEDFYLILFNSLLSNDDDSSLSNDKWKQNIIRNFTRRIKESLKFMEEAYDLALKDDVSGLQNSRAARMHIDKLVEQNQEFSILFIDGDNLKRFNNISYEAGNKMIRVLANLICGCLVKSDCIFRWLSGDEFIVVLQGNCDSVHFKAERIRDAVESGTKEWIYPVTVSIGVANYPEDGSKLDELVNKAEKANSTAKNTGKNKVIFYDDKISLSI